GATTACATATCTTCATTCCTTCTTTGTTCATTCTCCATTCCTTGTTCATTCTATGTTCTTTCCAGATTCATTCCTTATGCATTAATGACTCCTATCTTCCCAACTACAATTAGTTGGCTAATTAATGATGcctatttaaaaatttatatatattatatatatttttatacaaaatttaCTCATCTTAAAAACTTGTTTATTGAAGAAACTCCAATTTTTTAAAGTGTTTTCAAGTAAGATTTCCAAGTTTATGCCATTTTCGAAAATCACTAgtagattttctatttttttcaaaaaaattccaactttttttttgttatgtaggatttgaaattcacatagataagtaaatcttatttctcttgaaaaacttgtttagtaaaaacccacaagaatttttttttaaagtgtttcatgaaaaagctctagatttttcataTTGTTCCTTGtaagattttcaatcatttttgtgctttctttatttttacaaacaaattatcatctatttcttcaattttatatttcaaaattcactactagagatttttttaaaaaaaattcaacttagttttatttgtcatgtaggatttgaaattcaaaaagatGACTAAATCTTATTTTTCatgaaaaacttgtttagtaaaatctcacaagaacaatttttttactaagtgtttgatgaaaaagctctagatttttcatagtgttttttgcaagatattcaatcatttttgtgctttctttatttttacaaacaaattatcatctatttctcTAATTTCATTTTTGAAATTCACTGCTAAagcttttttttccaaaaaaattccagcttatttttatttattgtgtaggatttgaaattcaaaaaaatgAGAATCttatttttcttgaaaaacttgtttagtaaaaacacacaagaataatttttttgcgtgtttgatgaaaaaactcaagatattttaAAGTGTTTCATTCAAggttctcaattttttttctttatttttacaaacaaattatcattTTTTCTCCCATTGTAAAATTCGAAATTATTCAAACTTATTAGATATCAACTATTAGAGTTATAAATTTACATTGTAGGTTATAGGGTTTTAAAAATTtccaattttttaaatttttctttaaaacattattattacaaattattttGTACTTCAATAAACTAAAAATGTGAGGAATTTTAAAGTTTTGAAAATGTCATCATGTAAATTTTTCAaacatatattttgtttttcttgaAGGAAatcttcatcaattttttttgtaTAGAAATTCGTTATGGAATCAGAAATGAAATGGAGGACAATAATTGAACATGATTTGAAAGAGTTGAGAGATGAACTACACTCTATTAAACTGGATTTACAAGCCAAGGATAAAATTCCATGTAGatatgagaagaaaaaaaaactgacATGTGAATCCATTAGCAAAAAAGTCTCACCATCACTATTTTTAAAAAACATGTTATTAGTCAAGATGATGTTGTGTTCTTTGAACATTTTAAACTCAATAATACTTAAAGACCGAAAGATAGGGAAGTGTTAGAatacattttctcaaactctgatCAATTGTAAGTTTTTCTATCTTAATGTATAtattattttgtcattttttcaatatattttaatgTCTATTATTGTATCTATTATAGGGAAATTATAGTTGAAAGTGAGTATAGTTTTCTACGACGATCCGACTTCCGTTATCTTGGACCTAAAACAAAGTTCGAGACTGAGGTAATTCAtttgtatatattaataattttagtgtgactattataatttttttttttttttggtaaatgcaGATTGTTACTATGATTTCTTCATTCTTGACCAAGGATGAGAGGTTGAAGAAGGGTAAAGAGTGTAAGAATTGGTATCTTCCTGCTTGAAATATTGTGAGTTTTTTGTTGTTATTCTTTTTTGTAAAAACATATTTCATATTTgttgagttaatttttttttaaattatgacaaTAGAAATACTTACTACCTGAATCCTACTCCAATTTACCACTACATCAAATTGGGAGGAAAATGCATTACTACGAAAGATTTATGGCCTCCCTCGAACATTGCAATGAAGTATAATTCTAATGGTTTATGTTGAACCTAATTATAAACATCTATTTATTATGTGATTTCTAACATCAATTATACTTGTAGATTTATATTCCTATGTTTCTTGTAGGATACTTCATTCGTGCATAGGTGatactgaaagaaaaaaaaatagaagtttGGGACTCACTTGCTGATGAAAAGAATCCTATATTACAGTCATCTAAGATTGTTGATATTGTAAGTTTATATTAGttgaatattttaatttttttataaattttaaatttataaattctgATGTTAGAGTGCAAATGCAGCTACGCAATCTAGATTTGTTCTTGGAGAATCAGATCAAAAGGAAACTTAGTAGTTTCAACTTTGCTAGTTTTGGTATAGTTCGTGGTAGAAATGTCCCTAGACAACCAAATTTGTACGATTGTGGAgtctttatcatattatttatgattaataGTTGTAAGCTCAACTCACGGTCTTTTGTGGTAAGTAGATTTCATActaagtttttttatatatatatattgttttttttttggtaaataagaatcattgtattgctcaaaacCAAGTCATGTACACTTACAGGTCTTCTTCTACCCCTATTTTTGACTTACAATTCATGAATCTAAATTTACAATTTTTGAATCCATTCTTTATCCCTATTTGTTTTTCCCTTGTACATTGATACAGTAAATCTCAATTTTAGTTCTCTTTTGATGACCTCTACAATATGATTTACATGCCAAAGTTTAGATGACCACAAAACATCATTTCGGGCCCTCCATATATGGTATACTAGTGCAGTAACAGCAGCTATAAAAAATCCTTTCCTGAGTTTACTGAGGTGTTTTGCTTTGGATATCCATTGCAATAATGCTTGATAATGTTCTGTTCGTGCTCGGCAGCCAATTCACTCCTTCATCCTCACAAGACAGATTTTACTGTAAGTGCATTGGAAAAATAGATGAGGATATGATCTTTGGTGCTCAACTTCTGATGCAATACTAACCAAAGGATATATCTGTGTTTCGGAATGCTACTTCTCTCCCATACAAATTTACTCCACTGTACCTTGATATGTTGGTCATATAGTATATCATAACTGGATTGAATACTATATTGCATTGCCATAAACGCTGACTTATCTAATTTGGCTCTAAAGAGAtctttaatttcaataatttttttccAATACCAGCTGCAATTTTGTTGCACTGTGTATGCCCACCAGTCCATCTTTTTCAAGTAGATGCTATGTATCCATTTGACCCACAAATTatcctttttggaagttattgccCATACATATTTCCCTAATGCAGCAACATTCCATTCTGAAATTTTCCTAAAACCTAAACCTCCCGCAGCTTTTGGAGTGCAAACAGAGCTCCAAGCAACTAAGCCTGAACCTTGAGACTCTGCCACTCCCTTCAAAAGAAATGCTCTGCAAATGGCCTCTATATCCTTCAATAGCTGTTTTGGCAGCACCATTATTTGAGACCAGTAAGAGTGGATTGACAGTAAAACAGAATTAATCAATGTGGCTCTAGCTATGTATGATAAATTTCTAGAACTCCACTGTTTAATCCTAGCTACCATTTTTTCAAGAATGACCCCACACTCAACAGTAGATATGCGTTTGGAACATATAGGGATGCCCAGGTACCTGAATGACAGTGAAACCAGAGATAGCCACCACTCTGTCAATCTCAGATTCAGGCATACCACTACAATATATTGCAGATTTAGCCTCATTTGGAAAGAGTCTCGAGGTCTTGGAGAATAATTTGAGCCCCCTAAGCATCCAAAGAATAGAGATGAAATCTCCATGACTGAATAATAATATGTCATCAGCAAAACATAAGTGATTCAACTTCAAACTAGCACATCTATCATGAAATTTATAGCCTGGAGAAGAGTTAACTTTAAGCATAATCTTGGACAGATATTCCATACCAAGTACAAATAACAAAGGAGACATAGGATCTCCTTGTCTCAATCCTCTTTTAGCCGCAAAATAGCCATGCATTGAGCCATTGATCATCAAGGAATATCTTGGTGTTCGAACACAAATCATGATGAGCTGTATAAACTGCTGAGGAAATTGAAAAGCAGTGAGCATCTCTTCAATAAATTCCCATTCTATAGTGTCATATGCTTTCCTCAAATCCAATTTGATCATACAACTTGGTTTCCAATTTTGCCTCCCATAATGCCTAACTAAATCTTGACATATCATAATGTTATATGCTATATATCTGCCATGAACAAGCCCCCCTTGATTTTCTGCTATTAAGTCAGGTAAAACTTGTTGAAGTCTTGAACATATCATCTTGGATGTTGTTTTATATATAACATTACAACATGCAATGGGTCTGAAATCACAAACAGTATCTGGGCAAATAGACTTAGGAATGAGTGTAATGGTTGTGTTATTAATCTCCCTAAGCAATTTACCCGAATTGAGGAATGATAATACAGCTGCACTAACCTCCAAACCCACCAAATTCCAATTTTCTTGATAGAAGTAGCTGCTATATCCATCTGGGCCTGGGGCTTTCAATCCTTGTATTGAAAACATGGCATCCTTAACCTCCTGAGTTGAAAAATCTGCTGTGAGAATCTGAGTAAGAGCTGCATTTagaactgggcctaaattcatgATTGACCGAGACACCTGTTTCCTTTGCATCATGATTGTTCCCAACAATCCTTGATAATAATCCATAAAAGCCTTTTTTATACCAGTTGGAGAATCTACCCAAGTTCCTACCTCAATCTTGATGGACATTATCCTGTTCTGTAACCTCCTAGCCTTAAGAGAAGCATGAAAAATATGAGTATTTTCATCTCCATTAACCATCCAAACTGCTTTGGCTTTTTGAGCTAAGAACATCATGTAAGCTTTATGATAATGAAGAAAATTTTCTCTAGCCATTTGTTCTTGATTAATTAGCCACTCATTGAGCGGGTCCTTCTACAATTTTTCCTGAAGCTCCTTCAATAAGAGACTTGCCTTAAATTCTGTCTGTTGTATATCAGAAAAACCCTCTCTATTTATACTCACTAACACCTGTTTCAGTCTTTTCAGTTTAGACATCACTTGAAACATTGCAGTACCAGCAACTGGTATGTTCCAACTGGTCTGAACCTTGTCTTCATAACATGTTGCTTCTTTCCACATCCGAAAGTATCTAAATGGCTTCTTCTCCATTTTCAACTCCAAGGCAAAATGAACAAGAATTGGACTATGATCGAAGATCCCTTCCGGTAGAAACACAGCTTCTGAGTTAGGAAAATAGTCTGTCCATTGTGAATTAACTAAGGCCCTATCAATCTTTGAATAGATCTTCTCCTCTGCTCTCTGCTTGTTATTCCACGTATAGAAGCAACCTGAAAATTTTAAGTCCTCCAGATGACAAGATGTCAAGCAGTCCATAAATTTGCTAGAGAGCTTAGTAGTAACCTTTTTGCCTATTCTTTCATGTAGTGAGATAATCTCATTAAAATCCCCTATCACCAGCCAAGGATCAGTTATAGCTACGGCCAATTCTTGTAAATCTTTCCATAGCTGATCCCTAGATAATTCATCATTAAAACCATACACAAAAGTGATAAGAAACCTTCATGCTCGGTTTGGAAATTGTACTAAACAGTGAATTAACTGAGTAGTACATAACCTGAAATCCAGAGAAAACACTCTCGGGTTCCAAGCAATTATTATTCTACCTTTATCAATCCAAGGGTTGTTATTAGTGAAGCACCATCCAGAAAACAAACTAGTGTAAATAGAACCCATATTTTTATTCTTCACTTTTGTTTCGAGAAGACTAACCAATCCAACATTCTTTGAAAGAATTAAATGCTTAATCTCTCGATGTTTATGTTGGCAGTTAATCCCTCATACATTCCAGGAAAGAATCCTATCCATTAAGTGTAGAGGGTCCTCCCCCCTCTCTTCCTGTATTGGTCCTCTGTAGCAGCTCTGTCCCAGAATCATCTTCCAGCAAGTGGAATTGATTAGTCAACCCATATATATATTGTTCTTATCATACTATACTTGAGTAATTTTTTTTCACTATTGTAGTTCgagtctaatgaagaaaggtGTCACATAGCTTCGTGGATTGCATGCTCAAATTTCAACAAGAATAGAGCAAAAGTATTGAAAGATGTTCGAAAGTTAATTTCAAGTAGAGGAATATAGTACTAGGGACAATGATCTTCGCCCTAATTTTATTATTCTCAATCAAGTTGTGTAAAAGaaataaatttgtattattatttatcaattttgagaaattagaagatgatcaATATTTGAGAGAATTTGAATAGTTTACttgtgaattaattatttattaacaaGATTAAACACACActttaaattttatcattttcacaatCAGTGTTAATGTTTATTGGAAGTTTCAAATAGTAGTTGTAGAcattaatatcatatttattaaataaaaataattttctatatgttaatttcgaatttaatgATTAATATATGAACCAATCAAAATTTTGAGCATGATGTTAGGGAATTGGAATGAATTTATGGAGACATGcatttaatgaaattagttgGCATGATCTGAATTGTACATattttttatgagaaatgattAATAACTCAGCTAATCATAAATAGAGCACAATGTTAGGGTATTGAAATGGATTTATGAATACATAcatttaatgaaattagttgccattttctaaattaattgctcacgttttttaagagaaattttaataaaatatatatttttttacacaaATTAACTCAATCAAACTTTTTTATCTATCaaaaaaattggatatttttTAAACAAGGTTGGATATTTTAAATGtgataatttaaaaattatatggttTTTACACTATTTATAAATCATTTTATCTTATATACACTGTTAACATTTGCCTACAAATGATGCGAGTTtgaaatcattttatatttttaagaatgtGTTCATTTACTCAATATTATGATGACTTAGGAGAGAAAGAAGTTAAAAAGATTGTGTTGCTTGCTACACATTTGATTGATCGTCTTGGAGTGAGTTTTGGATCCAACAATTGCGAAACATTAtttgagaaaatgaagaaaatattCGAAGAGGAACAAGCAAAATTTGATGAGCACTTGAAAAATATGGATGTACTCTTGAGAATGATGGAAAAGTTAAAAAGAGCGTAAGGAAAGTGTTTGTTTGTCTATCTACTATTGTGCTttgtagatttttatttttatgtttgattgaactaatgaaattttactttttattataTAATGGTTTAATTTACAACATTCACATGATCCttgtaaacataaaatataaatagctTTCATATAATTCTTAGTACAAAAAAAACCATGAGATACcttaaataaatagataaaaacaACACTTATTGTCAATCATAAATCGCACCAATAAGATTATTAATAGCCTCTTCCAAATCCAAAAGCTTGATGCGAGTTTCAAATTTTAATCCTTTATTGAGACAATCAGGCATATCTTTAGTTCTTCTACGCAAGTATTTTGCTTTCATGAGAATGTTGTAGAAACCCTTCGTGTTCAGAAAGGTTTTGGTAGAAGAAGGGATGTTATCTATCTGGCCATCATCGTTTTGTTCAAGCTCCTTATAATATTCATTCGAATTCgtacatattgttggtgaaccgtttatattttaattaaatggaCAACATCTATTTCCCCGTCAATGTCGCTTGATTCAACATCAAAAAAGCCTTCTGAAAAATCCATATCGAGTAATGCTTGAGGCCATTTTCCAAGTACAT
The genomic region above belongs to Humulus lupulus chromosome 1, drHumLupu1.1, whole genome shotgun sequence and contains:
- the LOC133822613 gene encoding uncharacterized protein LOC133822613, with the translated sequence MGSIYTSLFSGWCFTNNNPWIDKGRIIIAWNPRVFSLDFRDQLWKDLQELAVAITDPWLVIGDFNEIISLHERIGKKVTTKLSSKFMDCLTSCHLEDLKFSGCFYTWNNKQRAEEKIYSKIDRALVNSQWTDYFPNSEAVFLPEGIFDHSPILVHFALELKMEKKPFRYFRMWKEATCYEDKVQTSWNIPVAGTAMFQVMSKLKRLKQVLVSINREGFSDIQQTEFKASLLLKELQEKL